A portion of the Manihot esculenta cultivar AM560-2 chromosome 2, M.esculenta_v8, whole genome shotgun sequence genome contains these proteins:
- the LOC110608987 gene encoding FT-interacting protein 7 produces MSTGLAVEVLDASDLMPKDGQGSANPFVQVNFDDQRQRTQTKSKDLNPCWNEKLFFTVNDPRDLPNKTIEVVVYHERTGEAGHDKNFLGRVRISGVSVPLSESEARVQRCPLEKRGLFSNIKGDIALKIYAVHGGNYYPPPPPQPPKAASIETEATPLQEINTNKLEEDVMAGERKTKKKKEKEVRTFHSIGTPAASSGPGPGPAPAAPPPISSGFGLQTHLMKEKAPTVETRTDYARAGPPTVMHMQVPKPNPEFALVETRPPVAARMRYKAGDKTASTYDLVEQMQYLYVSVVKARDLPVMDVSGSLDPYAEVKLGNYKGKTKHLEKNQNPVWHQIFAFSKDRIQANLLEVTVKDKDFVKDDFVGRVLFDLSEVPVRVPPDSPLAPQWYKLEDKKGDKTNKGEIMLAVWMGTQADESFPEAWHSDAHDIGHTNLANTRSKVYFTPKLYYLRVQVIEAQDLVPSDRGRAPDVYVKVRLGNQGRITKPSPMRSINPVWNEELMFVASEPFEDYIIVSVEDRVGPGRDEVMGMVNIQVREVPPRRDTAKLPDPRWFSLFKPALAEEEGQKKKEKFSSKIQLCLCLDTGYHVLDESTHFSSDLQPSSKFLRKEKIGILELGILSARNLLPMKGKDGKTTDAYCVAKYGNKWVRTRTLLDNLHPRWNEQYTWDVHDPCTVITIGVFDNCQINGKDDAKDQKIGKVRIRLSTLETDRIYTHYYPLLVLHPSGLRKHGEIQLALRFTCTAWVNMVTQYGKPLLPKMHYLQPISVRHIDWLRHQAMQIVAVRLGRAEPPLKREIVEYMLDVDYHMWSLRRSKANFGRIMKLLSGVAAVCKWFNDICTWRNPVTTCLVHVLFLILVCYPELILPTIFLYLFVIGLWNYRYRPRQPPHMDIRLSQADNVHPDELDEEFDSFPTSRPADIVRMRYDRLRSVAGRVQTVVGDLASQGERAQAILSWRDPRATAIFIIFSLIWAVFIYVTPFQVVAVLVGLYLLRHPRFRSKLPSVPVNFFKRLPSKSDMLL; encoded by the coding sequence ATGTCCACTGGACTAGCTGTAGAAGTTCTTGATGCAAGTGACCTCATGCCCAAAGATGGTCAAGGCTCTGCTAATCCTTTTGTACAAGTTAATTTTGATGATCAAAGACAAAGAACTCAAACCAAGTCTAAAGACCTTAATCCTTGCTGGAATGAGAAGCTTTTCTTCACTGTAAATGATCCTAGAGATCTTCCCAACAAGACCATTGAGGTTGTTGTTTATCACGAGAGAACAGGTGAAGCTGGTCATGACAAGAACTTTCTTGGTCGTGTCAGAATCTCTGGTGTCTCTGTCCCTTTATCAGAGTCCGAGGCTCGTGTCCAGCGATGCCCCCTTGAAAAACGTGGCCTTTTTTCGAATATTAAAGGTGATATTGCTCTCAAGATTTATGCAGTTCATGGTGGAAATTACtatccacctcctcctcctcaaccGCCAAAGGCTGCCAGTATTGAGACTGAAGCCACCCCTCTCCAAGAAATCAATACCAACAAACTTGAAGAAGATGTTATGGCTGGTGAGAGGAAGaccaagaagaagaaggaaaaagaagTGAGGACTTTTCACTCTATAGGGACTCCAGCAGCTAGTAGCGGTCCTGGTCCTGGTCCGGCTCCGGCTGCTCCTCCTCCTATCTCTTCTGGGTTCGGTTTGCAGACTCACCTTATGAAGGAGAAAGCACCTACAGTGGAGACAAGAACTGATTATGCTCGAGCAGGGCCACCTACGGTAATGCATATGCAAGTGCCCAAGCCGAACCCAGAATTTGCACTGGTGGAGACGCGGCCACCAGTGGCTGCACGTATGCGATACAAAGCAGGGGACAAGACGGCGAGTACTTATGATTTGGTGGAGCAGATGCAGTATTTGTATGTGAGTGTGGTGAAGGCTAGAGATCTTCCTGTAATGGATGTTTCTGGGAGTCTTGATCCATATGCCGAAGTGAAGCTCGGGAACTATAAAGGAAAAACTAAACACTTGGAGAAGAATCAGAACCCAGTGTGGCATCAAATTTTTGCTTTCTCAAAGGATAGAATACAGGCCAATTTGCTTGAAGTTACAGTGAAGGACAAGGATTTTGTTAAGGATGATTTTGTGGGCAGGGTTCTTTTTGATCTATCAGAAGTCCCAGTTCGCGTCCCGCCAGATAGTCCTTTGGCTCCTCAATGGTATAAACTGGAGGACAAGAAAGGTGATAAAACTAATAAGGGAGAAATTATGCTTGCAGTTTGGATGGGAACACAAGCTGATGAATCATTTCCTGAGGCATGGCACAGTGATGCTCATGACATTGGCCACACTAACTTGGCCAATACAAGATCCAAGGTATATTTTACGCCGAAATTGTATTACCTTCGTGTTCAAGTCATTGAAGCTCAAGATCTTGTCCCCTCAGATAGGGGTCGAGCACCAGATGTTTATGTGAAGGTTCGACTTGGGAACCAGGGAAGGATCACTAAACCTTCGCCAATGCGAAGCATCAATCCAGTTTGGAATGAAGAGCTTATGTTTGTGGCTTCTGAGCCTTTTGAGGATTACATAATTGTGTCTGTTGAAGATAGAGTTGGACCTGGTAGAGATGAGGTCATGGGAATGGTGAATATACAAGTTAGAGAAGTCCCACCAAGAAGAGATACTGCTAAACTCCCAGATCCTCGCTGGTTCAGTCTCTTCAAGCCTGCATTAGCAGAGGAAGAAGgccagaaaaagaaagaaaaattctcTAGTAAGATTCAACTGTGTCTGTGTTTAGACACAGGTTACCATGTTCTTGATGAGTCCACACATTTTAGCAGTGATCTTCAGCCATCGTCTAAGTTCCTGAGGAAGGAAAAGATTGGAATCCTTGAACTTGGGATTCTAAGTGCAAGAAATTTGCTGCCCATGAAGGGCAAAGATGGTAAGACTACTGATGCATACTGTGTGGCTAAGTATGGCAACAAATGGGTTCGAACCCGAACACTTCTTGATAACCTGCATCCTCGTTGGAATGAGCAGTATACTTGGGATGTTCATGATCCATGCACTGTGATCACCATTGGTGTTTTTGACAATTGCCAAATTAATGGCAAAGATGATGCAAAGGATCAGAAAATCGGGAAGGTGAGAATTCGCCTTTCGACTTTAGAAACTGATCGTATATATACACATTACTATCCTTTGCTAGTACTTCATCCTTCTGGATTAAGGAAACATGGAGAAATTCAATTGGCATTGAGGTTTACCTGCACAGCTTGGGTTAATATGGTGACTCAATATGGCAAGCCATTGCTTCCCAAAATGCACTATCTCCAGCCGATATCGGTCAGGCACATTGATTGGCTTCGCCACCAAGCAATGCAGATAGTAGCAGTCAGACTGGGAAGAGCAGAGCCTCCTCTGAAACGTGAAATTGTGGAGTATATGTTAGATGTGGATTACCATATGTGGAGTTTGAGAAGAAGCAAAGCAAATTTCGGCCGAATAATGAAACTGCTTTCAGGGGTTGCAGCTGTCTGTAAATGGTTCAATGACATATGCACATGGAGAAATCCAGTAACAACATGTCTGGTTCATGTGTTGTTCTTGATACTGGTTTGCTATCCAGAATTGATACTTCCCACGATCTTCCTTTACCTGTTTGTGATTGGGTTGTGGAACTATAGGTACAGACCAAGACAGCCACCTCACATGGATATTCGACTTTCGCAAGCTGATAATGTTCATCCGGATGAGCTAGACGAAGAATTCGACTCGTTCCCAACTTCACGACCGGCTGATATTGTAAGGATGAGATATGATAGACTGAGAAGTGTTGCAGGCAGAGTACAGACTGTTGTTGGGGATTTGGCAAGCCAAGGTGAAAGAGCTCAAGCAATTCTGAGCTGGAGAGACCCAAGAGCTACAGCCATCTTCATAATCTTTTCTTTAATCTGGGCAGTGTTCATTTACGTTACTCCTTTCCAGGTTGTGGCTGTATTGGTTGGACTCTACTTGCTGCGACATCCCAGGTTCAGGAGCAAGTTGCCCTCGGTACCTGTCAACTTCTTCAAGAGATTGCCATCCAAATCAGATATGCTACTGTGA